GATCAATTTATGGAAGGCAACCCAGCGCACAAAGGTAAAGTCCCGAACGGTACGCGGGCGACTACAGTGGAAGCACTGCTCGGTGCTGTTTGGATAGACTCGGGGGAAAACATGGATGAAGTGGACCGAGTGAGAGCAGCCCTGGGTCTCGGTACATGACCTTCCTTTGAGCCAGGATTTTCATCGATCTTTTGGAGTACGGTGGGAAAGCATTGCTCCGATTATTTTTAGTAAGGATCGTCGAATGTTGACCTCAGATTAGTACTTTTCTTCGAAATGAAAaaccttgcgcttctttgtatttactgGGTAGGTAGTCCTGGGTTATTCCACAAACGGTGACAAGTGAATGGAGGCATGTTATGGCATGCTGCGCTGCCATTCACAGCGTAGTAAGTCTGCCAAAAGTCGGTACAGGAAGAGCTTTTATACGACAAttgatctttgttggagTACCAAGTGGCGAAGTTCCTGGTCACTGAGATGTCCAACTGCTCCGGATCCACCAAGGCACGGCTGAGTTTAAAACTGCGAGAAACCAGTGCATTGGAAATGTTGCGCGTTAGAACCGAGTTGGTGAATTGCGTGAAAGCAGAATCTCCAGTACAGTTGGGCTTTTCCCAAGCGGTGAGCTGGAGCGGAGCGGAAAGCACCTAGAGCTCGTCAGCGAAAGCGCTCAAAGGGATGTTTGAATCGACTACGTTGGTGTTAGGCTGGACAGTGGTGACAGGTCTGGGCGCAGCGGCTACAGTGGTGACCAGGGCCAACCCAACCATTGCTGTGAGACCGTACATAGATTGCATGGCTAAATGACAATAGAAGTTCAAAATATGAGCAGATAATTGCCCGATTTTATATCCAGGTTGGACTTCGGGTGCGTTGGTTTCCAACGATCGGTCGGTTCTAACGAGCCAGCAGCTTCCTCGCCTAAGTGCACGGTCGTCCGTTCATCTAGGGAAATCATGACCGCTCATCGAGGGAAACATCTGAGGGCTAGGTGAATTTGATGCTGATCGTCGAATGTTGACCTCAGATTAGTACTTTTCTTCGAAATGAAAaaccttgcgcttctttgtatttactgGGTAGGTAGTCCTGGGTTATTCCACAAACGGTGACAAGTGAATGGAGGCATGTTATGGCATGCTGCGCTGCCATTCACAGCGTAGTAAGTCTGCCAAAAGTCGGTACAGGAAGAGCTTTTATACGACAAttgatctttgttggagTACCAAGTGGCGAAGTTCCTGGTCACTGAGATGTCCAACTGCTCCGGATCCACCAAGGCACGGCTGAGTTTAAAACTGCGAGAAACCAGTGCATTGGAAATGTTGCGCGTTAGAACCGAGTTGGTGAATTGCGTGAAAGCAGAATCTCCAGTACAGTTGGGCTTTTCCCAAGCGGTGAGCTGGAGCGGAGCGGAAAGCACCTAGAGCTCGTCAGCGAAAGCGCTCAAAGGGATGTTTGAATCGACTACGTTGGTGTTAGGCTGGACAGTGGTGACAGGTCTGGGCGCAGCGGCTACAGTGGTGACCAGGGCCAACCCAACCATTGCTGTGAGACCGTACATAGATTGCATGGCTAAATGACAATAGAAGTTCAAAATATGAGCAGATAATTGCCCGATTTTATATCCAGGTTGGACTTCGGGTGCGTTGGTTTCCAACGATCGGTCGGTTCTAACGAGCCAGCAGCTTCCTCGCCTAAGTGCACGGTCGTCCGTTCATCTAGGGAAATCATGACCGCTCATCGAGGGAAACATCTGAGGGCTAGGTGAATTTGATGCTGATCGAATCTAATATCGGTATGACTCAGTTTTTGTTCATGAATACGTTCATGAATAATGCGGGTTAACCAACTGCCCAGCAGAATATGACCATGTGGGACATGAGCGATGCACTGTGGCCCCTGCAGAGAACAAAGGTCTTATCCAATTCATCGTCTTTTACAACACCCACAATTAATCTTAATCTCTTTTTGGCTGATCTCCTTTGCGATGAACAGGCCAGAGTATTGGTCGAAATCCTTTACAGTAACGTGACAAGCCACTTGGCATTGCTTCGAATGGAATATATTGTGTGCTTCTTCTGGCTCATTTGCCTTGGAATTTGTTCAATCAATCTCGGCGACGCGTAACCATGCATTGGCTCATTGGTACTAAGCTGTGGGTGGATGCAAGGTACGAGGAACCCATCGCCTTGAGCTCTGGATTACGAAGACTATGGAGCTAGGCGCTTTTATACTTCGCGTCCTAGATCCTTCGGGCCGTCGAGTTGCAAGGAGATATaggcttttggttttttttattcTCGTAACTCCCCATTTTTTTTGCGGAAACTCATTGTCTCATCTTCAATAGATATTGATCTTGTTCTTCAGTCACGCGCGCGACAATGACGGTCTTCAGCAGGTCTAGACCTGACTCACAGCAGACGATGACTGGCCTTGACGACGAGGAGTATGCGCAAAAAGGCCTTGTAGAGCCTCGGTATATGGGCACTCTGGCGGATCGGCGTGATATGAACGCTCTTGGCCGAGTGCAGGTTTTGCGAGTAAGTTGCTCTGTTCTCATTGTCCTGGCCGCGTTAGTCTTGCTAAAACCTCGAAGAGAAACTTTCGGTTTGTCTCTATTGTTGGATTTGGATGCACTTTGATCTGCACGTGGGAAGTTATCTTGACGTGCGTCCTAGTCCCTGTACATGGTGATTATGCAGACCACTTATTCCATCAACAGATTGCTGGCGGCTGGTTTGACGGATGGTGGTACAGCGGGCTTGATATGGGGGTTCACTGGCGTCTCAATCGGGTTTACCCTTGTCTATGCCAGTATTGCTGAGATGGCCTCGATGTATGTGACTGACAGCTTGCCACGCTTGATCAAGTTGTCGCTAATCAGTCGACATTTAGGGCCCCTACTGCTGGTGGACAGTATCATTGGGTGTCGGAATTCGCACCAAAGAGAGGACAGAAGTATCTCAGCTATATCACAGGTAACACAACCAGCCCCCGTGTAAGCCTGGTTAGCTAACATATAATCTCAGGATGGCTTTCTGCAATGGGGTGGCAATGCGCCATTGTGTCCATCGCCTACCTCGCTGGCACAATCATTCAAGGTTTGATCGTCTTGAACCAGCCAGATTATGGCTTCCAGCGATGGCATGGAACCATGCTAGTAATAGCTATCTCGGCATTCTCAATCTTATTCAACACCTTCCTAGCCAAGAACCTTCCCTTTGTGGAAGGTCTGATTTTGATCATTCATGTTGTTGGCCTGTTCGCCATTATCATCCCGTTGTGGGTACTTGCACCACGCAACAATGCGCAAGCAGTCTTCACCACGTTCAACAACGGGGGCGGTTGGGCTAGCCCTGGGACGGCAACACTAGTCGGCTTATATACTACCATAACATCCATGCTTGGTTATGATTGCTCGGTTCATATGTGTAAGAGCGAACTCTATGAACGACCTCAGACCTGGTATAATGTGCTGACCTCCAAAAGCCGAAGAAATCAAAGACGCATCAGAGACTCTCCCAAAGGTGATGATGACTTCCGTCGCCATCAACGGCGTGTTGGGATTTATCATGCTGGTCACGCTATGCTTCACACTAGGCGAGGTCAACGCAGTCCTTGGCACGCCAACGAGATTCCCGTTTATTAAGATCTTCTACAACACTACTGGCAGCTTTGCCGCGACAAACGCCATGACGGCAGTGCTGGTGGTAACACTCACTGCCAGCACAATCACCGAAGTTGCAACGGCATCGCGCCAGCTCTGGTCGTTTGCCCGGGACGAAGGGCTGCCCTTTTCGCCCTTTTTTGCATATGTAAGCCATGTCTTTTCCGTGTTCTGGGCCTGTGATATCTATAATTATTATTACTATTATTATTATTATTATTATTATTATCAACATGTAACCACTAGGTCACGCCAGGCTGGAACATTCCACTCAATTCCGTGATGGTGTCTCTGATCCTCACTGTGCTGTTGTCGATGATAAACATCGGATCGGAGGTTGCTCTGAATGCTGTCATTTCCCTCACCATTACATCCCTGTTGTCCGCGTATATCATCTCGATCGGTTGCGTATTCTTAAAACGGGTTCGGGGCGAGCCGCTCCCATCCCACCGGTGGTCTCTTGGAAAATTTGGCATGGCCGTGAATATTGGGGCATTGGCGTTCCTCTGTCCAGTTTATGTCTTTGCATTCTTTCCCCTGACGACGGAAGTAGCAGTTGAAACGATGAACTGGAGCGTGGCGATGTATGTTGGTATTGTTGGATCTGCGACGTTTTATTATTTGGTTCGGGGGAAAAATCATTTTATCTCGCCTGTGGCTTTGGTTCAGAGGAATGAAAATAGTTGAGATTGTGTTCGATTGGATTGAAGGTGTACCTTGTTGTTCCTGTTTCCGTTATTTTGGCTGTATATGTTTGGCTGATGGATGAGATGTCTATTTGGATTTGATGACgcgatgtactccgtacatagcTACGATCTTGAGAGTTTGCTGTTATTGTTACGGAacatcttttttttgaattcGCCTTATCTAAATAGACTCGTGCAATACTGACGTGGCACCCACCCTAATTTGTGATGATGGTCAATCGATTAAGATGTCTCGGATACTTCCAAGGGCAAGGAAGGGCTCGGCCCTTCAGCCATCGGCATTAAAATTAAGTTATCAGATGGAACCCGTTAGCCCTCCTAACCGTTCTACTCCTTGAAATTAAAAAGGCTTTATAACCTTCAGGGCTGCTCGGTATTTAAACCCCAGCCTTCTTACCCGACGTGACAACGAACACCAAGTGGATCAACGCAACAGCTAACACGCACCACCATTATTACATAGGACAGGGACTTATGACACACCAAAAGTTCCGGAGATGAGTTAATGTGGAGAGGAGTGAGCTCGCGATATCGGCATGGAGTAGTTTCAGGCTATAGGTGATTATTGAAACACTAATCGGCCCACCAGTGAATCTTTCAGGCTGAAAGCTCCAGAGATGATCTTCTTTACTGTTTTTCAAGAACATCCCTAGCTCATTTAACCTGACCCACCGACTGATCTTGGCCTGGCATCCCCACTTTGGACAGTATGGAAAATAGCTTTACCGAGGGTTGAGGACGTAGGTATGATGGGCCAACATTCACAAATTTAGGTCCGACTGGTCGGAAAGTGGAGAATTCGTACAGAGATAGATCAATTTTGTGTTATGCAAGAATAGTGGCTTGAGGCTTGGGGTCAGGGGATTTTATTTACAATATGGAGTACAGGTCACCCCTTTCCAGGATTGCTCTTGGGGTAAAACATGGTGGAGTTGTACAGCGGTGGTTATCAGATAGGATTGATTGCTCAAACAGGCTGACAAACCCGCCGTTTGCTATCTGATTGATCTGATAACCGAGGTAATGTGTATGGTATTGCCATGTTTTGTACATTACAAGTGTTCCAACATTTCTCCATCAGCCCACCCCGGAACATGCATTTTTCTCTCCAATTGCACTTTCATTTTTCCCGGTAGAACCCCTGTTAACGTAAGTTACAGGTTATAGGAAATAGGTTAAATTCCAATCATCTGACATCTTAGTGTGGTCATTCCGGTTTACAGCCGACCGGGACCTTCGTCGACTGATTCCTACGCCACCGAATACAAGTAATTTACAAGTTCACCACGGAGTACGCACCGTCGATCTGGATGGATACGATGACCCCAATTGGAGTCAACGCCATGTCCAGTAATCGAGTCCTTATTACTGCTGACATGCAAGATCAAAAATTAGTTGATATCCCATATTCCAGATCTTATAATTTAAAACATAAATGCCGGAACCAACCGTGAAACATAGCCGGTGACGAAGAATGTGGCGAATCTGATATTTCCTGTTCTGTTTCCGCTCTTCAACGCTGGGAGACCCTGTATTTCTCATTCCCATACCGTCATTTTCGCTTTTCCGATTCTCTGTACGGAACCATCGTCCCGACCATTCTTCGGGTCCACGCCCTCCTCCCTCATCCCACTCTTCTATTTTCCATGCTCGACTCATAgcaagcaaaaaaagggggCTCTGCTACGTCCTTTAAAGTATCCCGTCTTGACTCATATACGGCATTCCTCGTTGCGCCGATTTTTGTGCAACTTTTCGGAGGCTCGCAACTTTCCTCCAAATTCCCTCATGGGTATGCAGAGAATACTCGGGTTTAATCCAATTCGTTGAGACTCACAATTTAACCCCATTAACTTAGTTCACGCCGTTCAATCCATCATGCCGTCGGCGACTTTCGCTTCGACGGGGTCCCGCCCCCGCAGAGGCACTTATCAAGAAATCCCGGTGTCCTCGACCTCCCACCCCGATAACCCAATTCCGGAAGAGCCTCGTGGTGTGCGTTCGCTCTCAATCACCGACACCCAGTTCAATGTCATATCCTCGGGCTCCTCCCAGAGCACTATATCGAGCGGCTTGAATTCTCCCAGTACCCCTCTGACGCCATCCACCGAGGTCCAATCCGAGGAAGAGAATGGAGCGGAAAAGGTCGACGGTGGTCGGCAACGGCGACGAGCATCAACTGTCCTGATTTCACAGAATGCGGATGATTTGCAAAGGGTTTTGGAGAATGTGGGCACAGCAGGCACCCAGAAGCTTCAAACTCTCTGTTGCGGTGGGGGTTGTTGCCGGGGACAGGCATTGCGCCCTGTCGATGGACCGATTTTAGGCTTCAATTCAATTATTGCACCCGTCGGCAACAAGGCTTTCGATAGCCTTAAGTTAAACCTTGATCTCCTCACCATGAACAGCGAACTTTCCAACATTGCCCCTCTCCCAGAGAAGACCGTTTCGTTCAAGcccacccccgcatcggcGGCCGATATGACCTTTGGCCCTGCAGACCACCCACCGGAATTCGTGCAGCCGCACCCACCTTACCAGGTCTACCGTGCGCCTCTGTTCCATGCCCGTGAGTTGACAGGGCCCGGTGCCGAGAAGCGTACCTACCACTTTGATATCGACGTCACCAACTACCCTGCCGAAAGCGGGATGGTTGACTTCGTAGTCGGTGGTGCAATCGGCGTATGTCCCAAAAACAAGGACTCCGAAGTCGAAGAGGTCCTCAACCTCCTAGGTATACCAAAGTCCATGCGTGACAAGAAAATTCTCATGCGCACAACTAAAGGCCGCTGGCCGACAATCTGGGGCGACGACAAGCCCCGCGAACTCATCACTACCCGCCGCGAAGTCCTCAGCTGGTGCTCTGACATCCAGAGTTACGCCCCAACAAAGCCACTCTTCCGCCTCCTCGCCGAGTACACAAGCGAGCCAAATGAGAAGAAAATCCTCGAATACCTCTCCTCagcccaaggccaaggcgCCTTCTGTGACCTACGCACAAGCTCCTTCGTCTCCCTCACGCAACTCCTAACCGCCTTCGCAAGCTCTCAACCACCCCTTGACCACCTCCTCTCTGTCCTCAACACCCTCATGCCCCGTTTCTACTCCCTCTCCCAAGATCCCCAAATTTCTTGCCGATACAAAGGCACTGAATGCCGACGCTTAATCGAGGTCGCGGTCACAGTCGCCGAATCCGATGACTGGCGCGGCGGGTCCCGCACAGGCGTTAGCTCCGGGTACCTGGAGTCCCTCGCGCGGCGAGCGATTGCGGCGGAAGCTTCCGGCGAGAAACTCGATCTCCACGTACCCATGTTCCGAGGACTGATGGCGAACCCGCTCGCGACGCGCTTTGCCTCTGACGGCCCGATGCTGCTCATCGGCGCTGGAGTTGGCATCGCGCCTTTCCGTGGCTTTGTGCAACGCCGTCTCCAGTCGGCCAACTGCGCCAACAAGGTATGGGTGCTGCAAGGTGTGCGCGACTCGCTGCTCGACGAGCTTTATTCGGGCGAGTGGGGCGTGCATGAGGGTAAGGTGCGCACTGTTGTGCAAAGCCGTAGGGGCGAAAGTCGCTATGTGCAGGAAGAGGTTAGACATCAGGCTGATCTTGTTTGGTTTGTTATCAACTCTCTTGATGGTCGTGTCTTTGTTTGTGGCTCAGGTAAGGGTATGGGTGAGGGTGTTGAGGCTGCTCTAATTGAGGTTGCTATGGCAAAGGGTAATCTCAATGCCCAGGAGGCCAACATGTTCTGGCAGCGGAAGAAGGAGGCTGGACAGTATATTGCTGTAAGTTTGATGTGTttgttttttggggggggagggggggagcTATGCTGACAGTGTTTTAGGAAACTTGGTGATCACTTCGATATCAAGTGGTTGCTTTTGGCACATTGTACCTTGATGGCTAAATGCTCATTATAATCATGTGCAAAAGAAACCATTGTTCCTTTATCTGTACATATATACCATACTGCTCGCATCTGCAAAAGCTTTGCAGTTATTCTTGCACTTCGAGCTCATGGCTAGACACACTCGACCAGGTCGTCGACTGGCCTTCCATCTTTTCGCTCTTATGTCTGATTCATGTTTTTTTTAGCGGGTTTAATTTATGTCCTCTTTTtacctttcttcttctttggccATCTTTCTTGGTTACCCGGTTCTTGTTCCTCTGGTTTGTGGGTTGTTACATTTCCTCCGGCTCGAGTTGAACATGCATAAATCAATCTTGGTTTCTACCTGATTCTCCGTCTTGCCAAATTCGACATATCCTGTCCCGGCATTACCATGGTCTGTTTGCTTAGTCTTGACATGGATCTTAGGTACTTCACGGGGGTCTTAAATCCTAGTCTAAATCACAGAACAGACACAATAGTCCCCGAAATACCACTCTAGTTCATTTGGAAGAATAAAACAAAACGATTCTTTCGTTGACctttcattttcttcttATTGTTCTGGCCATCCTTAATTGGCCCTCTGAACCTCCCATCCTTCTCCTACTTAAACCCACCTACCATCTACGCCTACCCAGATTTTATCCGCTGAGAATACTTGATATTCAGCTTTTACCTTATCTCTATCGGTCCCGTTTATGTTGACACTGTGGGGAAAGACACAGACGAGATGTAGAAGTCCGAATTCTTTAATCGCAACAACCCACCTAGAGCAAGTCACAGTGAATGCGAACTCCAATTTTCAGTTTTCTAGCCTCTTCCTGACCGAGCTAGTTCTGGAGTTGGCAACGGTGGCTCAACTTTGTCGTATCACTTGTCTGCAGATTGATGTCGTCAATGCCCCTACCAAGCGACGGAGTATCTACAATTTGTCTACAGGCTGGGTTTTAATCGTGTCTTCGGGGTCCCCATAAATCAGTCATACGCCCTGCATCACTGAAAGATTGGCTTGTTTTTGATAGCGCAGAGAGCCTACCAGCAAAGTACACCGTTAGAAACATGAAACCGTCATGGTGCAACGCACAATAATTTATCAGCACGAGAGTGTTCGCCTGTACTTCGCTCAGAAAGGGATCAGGTGAAACAACAATCTTTATTCCTTCATCTATCTATCCTCCATTAAAAGGGGAAAATGCTACTGTTGTCGAGACGATCGAGTCAAATCTACCCTCAAGGCTAGAACCAAAAGCAAACGAAAAATGACGATGTGCAATGTGCAATTTGCAATTGATGGTGTACTTGAGGATTTTATCAAAACTTTCTCCAGTCAACtttgagggggggggaaaaaTTGTAAATGCAAATGCTCAACATGAAAAACCCTAGAGCATAGCAGCAATCGCCACGACAGCAACCGCCCCCATTGGCGCAGCAGTAACCATGGCAGCTCCTCCATTGGGAGTATGAGTTGCTTGACTGGCAGTGAAAGAAGCTAGTCCCCCTGTGACATCGATTCCGTAGGAGGTGTAGGACTTGGTCGGCAGGTTTTTGGTGGAGgtggaagtggaggtagagtaCGAAACACCTGCAGTGGTGCCGGTGGCCTTTGCGCTGAACGAACAGGAAGGAGACTCGGTGGCCTTGGCAAACGTGCAATCAAATTTTTGGGTTCCAGTCACAGCATTGACCGTTCCTGATCCCGACACGGTATACACACCCGTGAGGCTGTATGTTTTGGGGCCCTGGATCATGGTCCAGGGCGTAGCGATCTCGCAATCAGACTTGGGCGCATCGCTCAGGCATTTGATTTCGTAGGTTGTGGCAATGGCATTGATCCCAGCTACGCTGGCAGCTGTGCTAGTCCATGGGTGGAGTTGAATTTCATGAGCCCATTGCATTCCACCGCCGAAATAGTTGATTATGGTTGATTCTTCCGCGGTGACGATGGCGGCTAGTGCCGAGGTAAGAAACCAAGTGAAACGCATTatgaatttcttttttttagtGTTAGACTTAAGGTATTTAGGTAGTTGATGAGTAGAAATACCGGAAATAAGAGAgtgagaaagaaaaaaaagtgggaAAGGTTCTCTTTTAAAGCCGCATCGCCCCCAACTACCTTGGGGTCCCCGCAGAACCTCAGCCCAGCAAATGAGCTGAGATCCTGCCAGGCTAATTACCTGGCCATGCAGCCAACAAAGAGTGAGTCTATCTTATTATTTTAGTTATCAAGGGACATGTGTAAGGCACTTGATCAGAGCTGGACCATCCCGGGGGCATGATTGATGATTGTGCCAAGCACAAATTTGGGATATTTGATTGCAAAACGAATGAAGTTCCtctgtgtgttttttttctgtcgAGTAGGGGGAAATAATTAGAGGATCGAGCCCCGTGGGGGCCGTTTCACAAGTCCTCATTTCTGAGTCAGGCTTCAGGGCCAAGACGTagtgagaaaaaaaaactttggAGTAAAATTGAATGGATAACTGAAAAAGATAGTAAGAAGATGGAATATCGATCTAGGTGAAAAGTAAAAGATCTCATCTGTCTTTGTTAGAACGGAAACCTCGGCGATTTCTATCTAGCTCTACAATCTCTAGCTAGACAAGCTGTCCGGCCTGGTCAGACAATGATATGGCTTTGATGCCCGATAGTATAGGCCAGTGTACTAGGATGTCAGATAACTGAATAATTGGTTAACCGGTTTGAGGGGCTTGTCTCACTCTCTTCCCTCTATCTACCTCTAGCCTTGCATACTTATTAGTGACATTCCACAGCCAAGGTCTAGACGCAAGAATGGCGAGTTCCATTAGCAACACTTCTGTCAGgtctgatcccaatcaccgACAACATGGCTTTTCTAGTTTTATGCGAGCGTTATACTTAGAATCAACGGCGCTCCCAAATCGATACATCGGTCACCAGCGTAGAGAGCAGGCTGCACGACCCAGTGGCTCCTGGTGAGAGTGATGTCTTGATCCTTGCCACAGTAGGAGTATCATTGAGCTTCGTCAATATGTTGTCCAGCACCCTCGTTATTGTGTCAGCATATGGTTGATTACCTTGTGCGGATCAAAGACTTGATAGAGGTGTTCCTGTGAGACCATCTAAGAATTTTCGAGTTGGCGGAATACCATTTACTAACACTCAATCGACCTGaacagttttttttttccttcgtGCAATGTGCTCCAATATCTGTGATGTAATGGTATCTTCTAGAATCAGAAAACAGCGTTCAATTTGGCCAACCATGATGTTAAAATAATTTCGGCCTTTCATCGACTTCGATAAGCTTTCACTGGATGTCTTCGTTCCTTCGTCACGAATGTATAAGGCAGTCGAGGGACGGTGGATATCTACCAAATATTCTTCAAACAAGTTACCGTTCTTATATCATACaccttgatgatgatgatgatgatgatgaattcattgacccgatttagctcgctttacatacatgctgctatgcgggggttgcgtcccagagcccgctcccgacgataaatggtggtgcattcccagtatgcagatccaccctgtgagcaggactcgatttctcgaggtcctgccacctgaaaagtaaggccacaaaccggccggcgtaatgcaaacaagacaaaagaaatgtaaagaaagtcaatccatctgcccggtgtagatggtttcccgtagtccccgcgggcgcagagtgtccccttctttctctgcaatgcaccttccacttcttcacttctctacctccacttcttcatccagctccccgagtcaccgagtccctgtatccccaggactgccaggtctacttgctgcatcactccggcaggtcgaacacgaataggttcgggtcatggcgccatgcttcttcgtcttcatcggcagcgtgcgttgttctccatgtgcgttggtgtgaggtgacctcggcggacctggcgcccggccactgtgatgtgttccctgtttctccaacattcgcagtgtcttgggttggtttcggttttgaatcctcctccccctgctccttacccatggcgaccgagtccactgactgaaactgtcccaagagtcccgatgcgatcatgaacttcgccacgatcggcgctgccttcacttctgtcaacattgcttgttctccaagcgttgtcgacaccccctccataaacaattcctccaccatctccgaccgcagttccttcagaagcgggcactccagcaagacatgcttcacactctggtttcccaggtcacattgacagcgcggtgagtcgcttcgcttgattttggacagatattcagcaagtccgatgatacctgtgcggagttggatcaaaactgatgttgtcgctttccgcaggcccttccaataagtcaaatttgacttgcttggcacctcgatcatcctcctcgtcctcctcgctgtcctctttgatcctccctttgtccatgccttctcccacgcgatcgtcgattctcgcttcacactcttgctcgctgcggcggcaagccggatagatcggttgtggttgacattggtgttgacattggtgttgtcattggtgttggcattggtgttggcattggcattggtatcatgaatgttggtctcggtggtggtagctgcttcttttgcatacatgtctgcagcctcattccccggaatgccttcatgtgcggggacccagcgtagttccacctggattttatcattgcaccattccaacagccggagacatccttcaagatatacctggccagatggcattcgtgggttttggatggctctgagcgtcgcctggttatctgtaaagatgaccactccactcttagccagacagtcccgccattcgttgtcatcattgaacctttctttgatgacttccaatgccatctcgatagcacgtagctcggcagcgtacacagtggcgtcgtcgtcggtcc
Above is a window of Penicillium digitatum chromosome 2, complete sequence DNA encoding:
- a CDS encoding NACHT nucleoside triphosphatase translates to MQSMYGLTAMVGLALVTTVAAAPRPVTTVQPNTNVLSAPLQLTAWEKPNCTGDSAFTQFTNSVLTRNISNALVSRSFKLSRALVDPEQLDISVTRNFATWYSNKDQLSYKSSSCTDFWQTYYAVNGSAACHNMPPFTCHRLWNNPGLPTQ
- a CDS encoding Reverse transcriptase, putative; this translates as MLAKAGVSLQALRGLTGSTWGASLSAMRAIYQAVMIPQMLFGAAAWHSPLTSTLRERSYVKQFANIQSRAACLMSGAFKTTAREALDIELHLLPMQQQLDRLVQLAAIRIRTGPAYAVPKTMLVERGHMQKQRGGYTPMEAQTWKKGGCLTTPLGPLASTWESRKAYIQAPWTKPPRVYIEERERAINTHKRTTEQLYAPARLYTDGSGYQGGIGAAVYPAYPYRRNEARLCNMGTDDDATVYAAELRAIEMALEVIKERFNDDNEWRDCLAKSGVVIFTDNQATLRAIQNPRMPSGQVYLEGCLRLLEWCNDKIQVELRWVPAHEGIPGNEAADMYAKEAATTTETNIHDTNANANTNANTNDNTNVNTNVNHNRSIRLAAAASKSVKRESTIAWEKAWTKGGSKRTARRTRRMIEVPSKSNLTYWKGLRKATTSVLIQLRTGIIGLAEYLSKIKRSDSPRCQCDLGNQSVKHVLLECPLLKELRSEMVEELFMEGVSTTLGEQAMLTEVKAAPIVAKFMIASGLLGQFQSVDSVAMGKEQGEEDSKPKPTQDTANVGETGNTSQWPGARSAEVTSHQRTWRTTHAADEDEEAWRHDPNLFVFDLPE
- a CDS encoding WW/Rsp5/WWP, which encodes MTVFSRSRPDSQQTMTGLDDEEYAQKGLVEPRYMGTLADRRDMNALGRVQVLRRNFRFVSIVGFGCTLICTWEVILTLLAAGLTDGGTAGLIWGFTGVSIGFTLVYASIAEMASMAPTAGGQYHWVSEFAPKRGQKYLSYITGWLSAMGWQCAIVSIAYLAGTIIQGLIVLNQPDYGFQRWHGTMLVIAISAFSILFNTFLAKNLPFVEGLILIIHVVGLFAIIIPLWVLAPRNNAQAVFTTFNNGGGWASPGTATLVGLYTTITSMLGYDCSVHMSEEIKDASETLPKVMMTSVAINGVLGFIMLVTLCFTLGEVNAVLGTPTRFPFIKIFYNTTGSFAATNAMTAVLVVTLTASTITEVATASRQLWSFARDEGLPFSPFFAYVTPGWNIPLNSVMVSLILTVLLSMINIGSEVALNAVISLTITSLLSAYIISIGCVFLKRVRGEPLPSHRWSLGKFGMAVNIGALAFLCPVYVFAFFPLTTEVAVETMNWSVAMYVGIVGSATFYYLVRGKNHFISPVALVQRNENS
- a CDS encoding Oxidoreductase FAD/NAD(P)-binding — translated: MVHAVQSIMPSATFASTGSRPRRGTYQEIPVSSTSHPDNPIPEEPRGVRSLSITDTQFNVISSGSSQSTISSGLNSPSTPLTPSTEVQSEEENGAEKVDGGRQRRRASTVLISQNADDLQRVLENVGTAGTQKLQTLCCGGGCCRGQALRPVDGPILGFNSIIAPVGNKAFDSLKLNLDLLTMNSELSNIAPLPEKTVSFKPTPASAADMTFGPADHPPEFVQPHPPYQVYRAPLFHARELTGPGAEKRTYHFDIDVTNYPAESGMVDFVVGGAIGVCPKNKDSEVEEVLNLLGIPKSMRDKKILMRTTKGRWPTIWGDDKPRELITTRREVLSWCSDIQSYAPTKPLFRLLAEYTSEPNEKKILEYLSSAQGQGAFCDLRTSSFVSLTQLLTAFASSQPPLDHLLSVLNTLMPRFYSLSQDPQISCRYKGTECRRLIEVAVTVAESDDWRGGSRTGVSSGYLESLARRAIAAEASGEKLDLHVPMFRGLMANPLATRFASDGPMLLIGAGVGIAPFRGFVQRRLQSANCANKVWVLQGVRDSLLDELYSGEWGVHEGKVRTVVQSRRGESRYVQEEVRHQADLVWFVINSLDGRVFVCGSGKGMGEGVEAALIEVAMAKGNLNAQEANMFWQRKKEAGQYIAETW
- a CDS encoding TonB box, conserved site; protein product: MRFTWFLTSALAAIVTAEESTIINYFGGGMQWAHEIQLHPWTSTAASVAGINAIATTYEIKCLSDAPKSDCEIATPWTMIQGPKTYSLTGVYTVSGSGTVNAVTGTQKFDCTFAKATESPSCSFSAKATGTTAGVSYSTSTSTSTKNLPTKSYTSYGIDVTGGLASFTASQATHTPNGGAAMVTAAPMGAVAVVAIAAML